Proteins encoded by one window of Halobacteriovorax sp. GB3:
- a CDS encoding DUF2938 family protein has protein sequence MAFIFIGILATLFMDLWALTLKKIFSISGLDYRFVGRWVYHFKNLKYFHESIFQSSAYKHEQFLGTFTHYAIGIIFAKVLLLWQQNPSLIHCLAIGVITLIAPLFIMQPAFGMGIGASKMPAKFIIWLKSFNAHVSYGLGLYLASRLILR, from the coding sequence ATGGCATTCATTTTTATTGGTATTTTGGCAACTTTATTCATGGACCTATGGGCACTGACTTTAAAAAAGATTTTCTCTATTTCTGGACTAGATTACCGATTTGTAGGTCGTTGGGTTTATCACTTTAAAAATCTAAAATACTTTCATGAAAGCATTTTTCAAAGTTCAGCTTATAAGCATGAGCAATTTCTAGGTACTTTCACTCATTACGCCATAGGAATCATCTTTGCCAAGGTGCTACTTCTTTGGCAGCAAAACCCTTCTCTTATTCACTGTCTCGCTATTGGAGTTATCACTCTTATTGCTCCACTTTTTATAATGCAGCCTGCTTTTGGAATGGGGATTGGGGCGAGTAAAATGCCCGCGAAGTTCATTATTTGGTTAAAATCATTTAATGCTCACGTTTCTTATGGGTTAGGACTTTATTTAGCCTCGAGACTGATATTAAGATGA
- a CDS encoding type 1 glutamine amidotransferase domain-containing protein encodes MKILIPIPHNDFDPTEVAVSWKILKTQGHDVTFATPSGKRAMADKRMLTGEGLGIWKKILMADENGINAYLEMESSSEFLNPKKWDDIVSCDFDGIILGGGHAQGMVEYLESNKLQTLTAEFDVQKKPIGAICHGVVLASRSKREDGRSILFNKRVTSLRKDQEFIAWAMTGLWLGNYYRTYPEYVQDEVKRSLKSKGQFELGPMAITRDTQESLCGFCVVDEHFISSRWPGDVHTFATKYCEILKEKSNEL; translated from the coding sequence ATGAAAATTCTAATTCCAATTCCTCATAATGACTTTGATCCAACAGAAGTTGCAGTCTCATGGAAAATCCTTAAAACTCAAGGCCATGACGTTACATTTGCTACACCTAGTGGAAAGAGAGCAATGGCAGACAAGCGTATGCTTACAGGTGAAGGTTTAGGTATTTGGAAGAAAATACTTATGGCCGATGAAAATGGGATTAATGCCTACCTTGAAATGGAGAGTTCATCTGAGTTTTTAAATCCTAAAAAATGGGATGATATTGTATCCTGTGATTTCGATGGAATCATTCTTGGTGGTGGTCATGCTCAAGGCATGGTTGAATATCTTGAGTCTAATAAGTTACAAACGTTAACAGCAGAGTTTGATGTTCAAAAAAAGCCCATTGGAGCTATTTGCCATGGGGTTGTCTTAGCTTCGAGATCAAAACGTGAGGATGGCAGAAGTATTCTTTTTAATAAGCGAGTAACAAGTCTAAGAAAAGACCAAGAATTCATCGCCTGGGCCATGACAGGGCTTTGGCTTGGCAATTATTATCGAACATATCCAGAGTATGTGCAGGATGAAGTTAAGAGGAGCCTCAAGTCAAAGGGTCAATTTGAATTAGGGCCTATGGCGATCACTCGAGATACTCAAGAGTCTCTGTGCGGTTTTTGTGTTGTCGATGAACATTTCATCTCATCTCGATGGCCAGGGGATGTTCATACGTTTGCTACAAAATACTGTGAAATTTTAAAGGAAAAAAGTAATGAGTTATGA
- a CDS encoding VOC family protein — protein sequence MIQGVHDIYYNVTDMKRAVKFYSEVLNMDISYESSHWTSMDCKGVMIGLHWTEGESIPQFPRDSHGAHCGGTLTLSSDDVSADRKILENAGAKILGEVDESWGHMLIFEDLDGNVLKLQNAKY from the coding sequence ATGATTCAAGGTGTTCATGACATATATTATAACGTCACAGATATGAAGAGGGCCGTTAAGTTTTATTCTGAGGTTCTAAACATGGATATCTCATACGAGTCATCACATTGGACGAGCATGGATTGTAAAGGTGTGATGATTGGACTGCATTGGACAGAAGGTGAATCTATTCCACAATTTCCAAGAGACTCTCATGGCGCCCACTGTGGCGGAACACTTACTTTATCAAGTGATGATGTTTCTGCAGATCGTAAGATCCTTGAAAATGCGGGCGCAAAAATACTTGGAGAAGTCGATGAGTCTTGGGGTCATATGCTTATTTTTGAAGATTTAGATGGAAATGTTTTAAAGCTTCAGAATGCGAAATACTAG
- a CDS encoding serine hydrolase domain-containing protein, whose protein sequence is MDSILKMLVILVVTLITSSCGTQLVKDGKNLTTKLEIPKGWTKTTSKVVSPEGDLKVYFYKKKLNSNFDFVKESSSLWKTIDPNFSYEIKAESSPPNSKGWDKVTQIVYDTPAEQSKIIISLLREKNGIAYLNLIESSMATISKRGPQLFTVIDSWKPNSLPNDDYSNKKATMFDNKLEAQLDDFLTKTKNDLNIPGFAIGIIQDGKIVYKKGFGYTKVRDGSKVDSDTLFMIGSTTKSLSTLLMSKLITDGKMSWEDRVSLHLTDWRLKNKEDSEMMLMKHTACACTGMPRRDFDFIFEIEGVSAEQRMRQMQGMAPTTKPGETFQYSNYLVAAGGFAAAKAYDKKLGLKEGFNQAMKSLVFNPLQMKRSVVLNNRPYRKNSASPHSLNLDLKSEFVSLKLEEFVNSVAPAGSVWSNVDDMIKYLQYELSNGDQYPDYISKDALMLRRHKGVKITENLSYGLGLFVENNKGIEIIHHGGNTLGFTSDMFFIPSKGIGVVTLINQGDADVFRSSVKLKLLEMFFGMDNKVDEVISYSKKQSLKGIKKLKETLSPTVANKEKFLGKYKSENLGEMNIYTKSGEMIADFGEFKTVLAQKRSSGKKKVFVMMSPPWIGSLELIYDKKEFMLDGGQKKYYFKK, encoded by the coding sequence ATGGATAGTATTTTGAAAATGTTGGTCATTCTTGTCGTTACGTTAATAACGAGTTCATGCGGAACTCAGCTAGTAAAAGATGGTAAAAATTTAACGACGAAATTGGAAATTCCTAAAGGATGGACAAAAACCACATCGAAGGTCGTATCTCCTGAAGGGGATTTAAAAGTTTATTTTTACAAAAAGAAACTGAATTCTAACTTTGACTTTGTTAAAGAATCATCTTCCCTTTGGAAAACGATTGATCCTAACTTTTCATATGAAATTAAAGCAGAGTCTTCTCCTCCTAATTCAAAAGGTTGGGATAAAGTAACTCAAATTGTCTATGATACACCCGCAGAGCAATCCAAAATAATCATTTCTCTATTAAGAGAAAAGAATGGAATCGCTTATTTAAATTTAATTGAAAGCAGTATGGCGACTATTAGTAAAAGAGGCCCCCAATTATTTACTGTTATTGATTCATGGAAGCCTAACTCATTACCAAATGATGACTATTCTAATAAGAAAGCTACAATGTTTGATAATAAGCTAGAAGCTCAATTAGATGATTTTTTAACTAAGACTAAAAATGATTTAAATATACCCGGATTTGCAATTGGAATCATTCAAGACGGTAAGATCGTTTACAAGAAGGGGTTTGGATATACAAAAGTAAGGGATGGGTCAAAAGTAGATTCTGATACTTTATTTATGATTGGTTCAACGACAAAATCTCTATCAACGCTGCTTATGTCAAAGTTGATTACCGATGGGAAGATGTCGTGGGAAGATCGAGTTTCTCTTCATCTGACAGATTGGCGTCTAAAGAATAAAGAAGATTCTGAAATGATGCTCATGAAACATACGGCCTGTGCCTGTACGGGGATGCCTAGAAGAGACTTTGATTTTATTTTCGAGATAGAAGGAGTATCAGCTGAACAAAGAATGAGGCAGATGCAAGGTATGGCGCCTACTACTAAACCTGGAGAAACATTTCAGTACTCAAACTACTTAGTGGCAGCTGGAGGCTTTGCCGCAGCAAAGGCCTATGATAAAAAATTAGGTCTTAAAGAAGGCTTTAATCAGGCGATGAAAAGTCTTGTTTTTAATCCCCTTCAAATGAAGCGTTCAGTTGTATTAAATAATAGGCCTTATAGAAAAAACTCAGCATCTCCTCATTCATTGAACTTAGATCTAAAATCAGAGTTCGTTTCATTGAAACTTGAAGAATTTGTTAACTCAGTTGCTCCTGCTGGTTCTGTTTGGTCAAATGTGGATGATATGATCAAGTACCTTCAATATGAACTTAGTAACGGAGATCAGTATCCTGACTATATTTCTAAAGATGCTCTGATGTTAAGAAGACATAAAGGAGTCAAAATAACAGAAAATCTCTCTTACGGACTAGGTCTTTTTGTTGAAAATAATAAGGGAATTGAAATTATCCATCATGGAGGAAATACTCTTGGATTTACGTCTGATATGTTCTTTATTCCATCTAAAGGGATTGGTGTCGTTACACTTATCAATCAAGGGGATGCAGATGTATTTAGATCATCTGTGAAGCTTAAATTGCTAGAGATGTTCTTTGGAATGGATAATAAGGTTGATGAAGTAATTTCTTATTCTAAGAAACAATCTTTAAAAGGAATTAAAAAGTTAAAGGAAACTCTAAGTCCTACAGTTGCTAATAAAGAAAAATTTCTTGGAAAATACAAAAGTGAAAACCTAGGTGAGATGAATATCTATACAAAATCAGGTGAGATGATTGCTGATTTTGGTGAATTTAAAACTGTTCTCGCTCAAAAGAGAAGCTCAGGAAAGAAAAAAGTCTTTGTCATGATGAGCCCTCCATGGATCGGTAGCTTAGAGTTAATCTATGATAAAAAAGAATTCATGTTAGATGGTGGCCAAAAGAAATACTATTTTAAAAAGTAG
- a CDS encoding heavy metal-responsive transcriptional regulator, with protein MSMTQPLTIGKLADASNVNVETIRFYERKGLLKRPTTKAGAFRVYPNQYISKISFIKKAQELGFTLAEIKDLLLLDQNTSATCAHVSKKANKKLLEVKEKIESLKKMKKSLEKIIHACDAGPDIKACCRVSDCFDSKC; from the coding sequence ATGAGCATGACTCAACCACTTACAATTGGCAAGCTTGCCGATGCCTCAAATGTAAATGTCGAAACCATTCGTTTCTACGAGAGAAAAGGTCTTTTAAAACGACCGACCACAAAAGCTGGGGCCTTTCGTGTTTATCCAAATCAATATATTTCAAAAATCAGCTTCATTAAGAAGGCCCAAGAACTTGGCTTCACTCTAGCTGAAATCAAAGATCTTCTTCTTTTAGATCAAAATACCAGTGCAACTTGTGCTCATGTATCTAAAAAGGCGAATAAAAAGCTTTTAGAGGTCAAAGAAAAGATCGAGTCATTGAAGAAAATGAAAAAATCACTAGAAAAAATTATTCACGCCTGTGACGCTGGCCCTGATATTAAGGCTTGTTGTAGGGTGAGTGATTGTTTTGATTCTAAATGTTAG
- a CDS encoding epoxyqueuosine reductase gives MNKNALTSILNIDHLKEYGIADFGVTSDPIPKTLDYYNEWVRAGKHGPLGYLEGDRQQKRQDLRHYFPKFKSAVVFLFSYAEAKKLLNDFYKSEESNGLKIAGYVHGFGGYDYHYEVKDRLLKIKDELLALDASLEVELSLDIQPVLERDLALRSGLGWFGKNSMMINKKEGSFVMIGSLLINKDITEHFETRPLETDHCGQCTRCIDACPTDAIELASRSLITEKCISTYTIELFKDTGPAPIGMEKASGEIYGCDICQDVCPWNKRYFRKLHTVSEKVKKEFHSEMNQSLIERFLKPKLDTLMSSLEESSNRQYQKSLRGTPIDRTGRVGMLKNLRFWKKEKGD, from the coding sequence ATGAATAAAAATGCTCTTACATCCATCCTCAATATCGATCATCTCAAAGAGTATGGGATTGCCGACTTTGGTGTAACGAGCGATCCAATTCCAAAAACATTAGACTATTATAACGAGTGGGTTCGTGCTGGAAAGCATGGCCCACTTGGCTATCTTGAAGGCGATAGACAGCAAAAAAGACAAGACCTTCGCCACTATTTCCCAAAATTTAAATCGGCCGTGGTCTTTCTTTTTTCTTACGCCGAGGCGAAGAAGCTTCTCAATGATTTTTATAAAAGTGAAGAGAGCAACGGTCTAAAAATTGCGGGCTATGTGCATGGGTTTGGCGGCTATGACTATCACTATGAAGTCAAAGATCGCTTGCTAAAAATCAAAGACGAACTTTTGGCCCTCGACGCTTCTTTAGAAGTGGAGCTCTCACTTGATATTCAACCAGTTCTAGAGAGAGACCTCGCTTTGAGATCGGGACTTGGATGGTTTGGAAAAAACTCCATGATGATTAATAAAAAAGAGGGAAGCTTTGTGATGATCGGCTCTCTTTTAATTAATAAGGATATTACTGAGCACTTTGAAACTCGTCCTCTTGAAACTGATCACTGTGGCCAGTGCACTCGTTGTATTGATGCTTGCCCAACCGATGCCATCGAACTAGCAAGCCGCTCCCTTATTACAGAAAAATGTATTTCAACTTATACAATTGAATTATTCAAAGACACGGGCCCTGCACCTATTGGAATGGAGAAGGCCAGCGGTGAAATTTATGGCTGTGATATCTGCCAAGATGTTTGCCCATGGAATAAGCGCTACTTTAGAAAGCTTCATACGGTCAGTGAGAAAGTAAAAAAAGAATTTCATAGTGAGATGAACCAAAGTTTGATTGAGCGCTTTTTAAAACCTAAATTAGACACTCTCATGAGTTCTTTAGAAGAGAGTTCAAACCGCCAGTATCAAAAATCTCTAAGAGGGACTCCCATCGATCGAACGGGAAGGGTTGGGATGCTTAAAAACCTGCGCTTTTGGAAAAAAGAAAAAGGGGACTAG
- a CDS encoding DUF1330 domain-containing protein: MSYEMIVGLQVKNDDVYAQYRNEMAPILENHGGGFRYDFKVSETLKNEESRPINRVFAIYFADRENMNNFFSHPDYLVVKSKFFESSVEATTIISEYER, encoded by the coding sequence ATGAGTTATGAAATGATCGTAGGACTTCAAGTTAAAAATGATGATGTCTATGCACAGTATAGAAATGAAATGGCCCCTATTCTAGAAAATCATGGTGGTGGATTTCGTTACGACTTTAAAGTCTCAGAGACATTGAAAAATGAAGAATCCCGTCCTATTAATAGAGTTTTTGCAATCTATTTTGCTGATCGAGAAAATATGAACAACTTTTTCTCACATCCTGATTATCTCGTTGTGAAATCAAAGTTTTTTGAGTCTTCGGTTGAAGCCACGACAATTATTTCTGAGTACGAAAGATAG
- a CDS encoding arsenate reductase ArsC, giving the protein MKKNILFLCTGNSCRSQMAEGWAKSLKGREYNFFSAGTKKHDLNKRAIEVMNEAGVDISHHCSNTTEELPEVQMDYVFTVCSDAHENCPYFPGGKIIHVGFDDPPQLSQSIDNEEEILTIYRRVRDEIKEFVTNIEKYMDDNHE; this is encoded by the coding sequence ATGAAGAAAAATATTCTCTTTCTTTGTACAGGGAATTCTTGTCGATCGCAAATGGCCGAAGGTTGGGCAAAGTCATTAAAAGGTCGTGAATATAATTTCTTTTCGGCAGGAACAAAAAAACATGATCTCAATAAGCGTGCTATTGAGGTTATGAATGAGGCCGGAGTCGATATTAGTCATCATTGTTCAAATACGACAGAGGAATTGCCAGAAGTTCAAATGGACTATGTATTTACTGTTTGTTCCGATGCTCATGAGAATTGCCCTTATTTTCCTGGAGGAAAAATTATTCACGTAGGCTTTGATGATCCTCCTCAGCTTAGTCAATCAATTGATAATGAAGAAGAAATCTTGACGATCTATCGCAGAGTTCGAGATGAAATTAAAGAATTTGTTACTAATATTGAAAAGTATATGGATGATAATCATGAGTAG
- a CDS encoding MerR family DNA-binding protein, whose translation MDITELSNQTGLASSKIRYYEKMGLIKSAGRKGLKRTFKEDVIYTLAFIRLSQSCGLSLEEINKVLKRNQKINLDKETIDNKVKEIDSQISELKRMKKTLNHLKSCPKKYHFDCDQFRTLLMK comes from the coding sequence ATGGATATAACAGAGCTTTCAAATCAAACTGGACTCGCATCTTCCAAAATACGTTATTACGAAAAGATGGGACTCATCAAATCAGCGGGAAGAAAAGGCCTAAAAAGAACCTTCAAAGAAGATGTCATCTATACTCTCGCTTTCATCCGTCTCTCTCAATCTTGCGGCCTAAGTCTAGAAGAGATCAACAAGGTACTAAAAAGAAATCAAAAGATTAACTTAGATAAAGAGACGATTGATAATAAGGTTAAAGAAATTGATTCTCAAATAAGTGAACTAAAGAGAATGAAAAAGACATTAAATCATTTAAAGAGTTGTCCCAAAAAGTATCACTTTGACTGTGATCAATTTAGGACGTTATTGATGAAGTAA
- a CDS encoding glycerophosphodiester phosphodiesterase — protein MKTVLIIYLLTFSALAKVTSHKTAGLEYPENTLEGFLYSLQLDVDAIEFDVHFTRDRVAVLSHDPVLDDKNCFQKKGRKLIISQMTLNEVQNVVCYNQKVKKNYTIPTLDAILSAYQLSGRNDIELNVEIKVLDKLIETSKRYKGMNHSSFHLEEGEMAKLIVHYLRKHGITSNILLTTFSRDLLMKLKGLKNKNEDFRYGLLFKGEYNILLYPLVKLYGRECSDSCWWPNWKSTYKWLVKNEIDVFLPNWPQLTHPLYNKKFKKIFQSEKLRPFEIYPWTLNENEQWDEYENYDFDGIITDLPTLYLDRHDNI, from the coding sequence ATGAAAACTGTCTTAATTATCTATCTCTTGACCTTTAGCGCATTAGCGAAGGTAACAAGTCATAAAACTGCTGGATTAGAATATCCTGAAAATACGCTTGAAGGATTTTTATATTCCTTACAGCTTGATGTTGATGCCATTGAATTTGATGTTCATTTTACAAGAGATAGAGTTGCCGTTTTATCACATGATCCTGTTCTAGATGATAAGAACTGTTTTCAAAAAAAGGGAAGGAAGCTTATTATCTCCCAAATGACGTTGAATGAAGTTCAAAATGTCGTTTGTTATAATCAAAAAGTTAAAAAAAATTACACGATACCAACTCTTGATGCTATTTTAAGCGCTTATCAATTATCAGGTAGAAATGATATTGAACTCAATGTTGAGATTAAAGTTTTAGATAAATTAATTGAAACATCCAAAAGGTATAAAGGCATGAATCATTCTTCTTTTCATTTAGAAGAAGGGGAAATGGCCAAGTTAATCGTTCACTACCTTAGAAAACATGGAATAACATCTAATATACTTTTAACGACCTTTAGCCGTGATCTCTTAATGAAGCTGAAGGGTCTTAAAAATAAGAATGAAGATTTTAGATACGGTCTTCTTTTTAAAGGTGAGTACAACATCCTTCTTTATCCTCTTGTTAAACTCTATGGACGAGAATGTTCAGATTCTTGTTGGTGGCCTAATTGGAAAAGTACTTATAAGTGGCTTGTAAAAAATGAAATTGATGTTTTCTTACCAAATTGGCCACAGCTCACTCATCCTCTTTATAATAAAAAGTTTAAAAAGATTTTTCAAAGTGAGAAGCTTAGACCTTTTGAAATTTATCCTTGGACTCTTAATGAAAATGAGCAATGGGATGAGTATGAAAATTATGACTTTGATGGGATCATCACTGATCTTCCTACACTCTATTTAGATCGACATGATAACATTTAA
- the arsB gene encoding ACR3 family arsenite efflux transporter: protein MSSEEKKMGFFERYLSLWVALCIVVGIVLGKVLGQSIEFLSEMNIATVNIPVAILVWLMIFPMMVQIDFSSVKGVGKNPKGLILTLVINWLIKPFTMAFFAWLFFSKLYGAYLNPELAGEYIAGAILLGAAPCTAMVFVWSYLTEGDPEYTLVQVAINDLVLLIAFIPIVKFLLGVTNVTIPFDTLISSVVIFVVIPLLAGLFANKTLIHIKGEIWFKEVFMAKLKPVSIIALLTTLILLFAFQGEKITENPFHIFLIAIPLTIQTYIIFLITWGIGKKLNLPHCILSPGSMIGASNFFELAVAVAIALFGLNSGAALVTVVGVLIEVPIMLSLVKISNRLRY, encoded by the coding sequence ATGAGTAGTGAAGAAAAGAAAATGGGCTTTTTTGAACGCTATTTAAGTCTATGGGTCGCTTTATGTATTGTTGTCGGTATCGTACTTGGTAAAGTTCTTGGTCAATCAATTGAGTTTTTAAGTGAGATGAATATTGCAACGGTAAATATTCCGGTTGCAATTCTTGTATGGCTTATGATCTTTCCAATGATGGTCCAAATTGATTTTAGCTCAGTTAAAGGAGTCGGTAAAAACCCTAAAGGACTCATCCTAACTTTAGTTATCAACTGGTTAATAAAGCCTTTTACTATGGCCTTTTTTGCGTGGCTCTTTTTTTCTAAACTCTATGGGGCCTATTTAAACCCAGAGCTTGCTGGTGAATATATTGCTGGTGCGATTCTTCTTGGAGCAGCTCCATGTACTGCCATGGTTTTTGTATGGTCTTATCTCACTGAGGGTGATCCCGAATATACACTAGTACAAGTTGCCATTAACGACCTTGTTCTCTTAATTGCCTTCATTCCCATCGTTAAATTTCTTCTTGGTGTAACAAATGTGACGATCCCTTTTGATACATTGATTTCTTCCGTCGTTATCTTTGTTGTCATCCCTCTTTTAGCGGGCCTTTTTGCCAATAAAACTCTCATTCACATAAAAGGGGAGATTTGGTTTAAAGAAGTATTTATGGCCAAGCTAAAGCCAGTTTCAATCATCGCCTTGCTGACAACATTGATTCTTCTCTTTGCCTTTCAGGGAGAAAAAATAACTGAAAATCCTTTTCATATTTTCTTGATCGCTATCCCTTTAACGATCCAGACCTACATTATTTTCTTAATAACTTGGGGTATTGGAAAAAAGTTGAATCTTCCACACTGCATTTTAAGTCCAGGTTCTATGATAGGTGCTAGTAATTTCTTTGAGCTTGCTGTTGCTGTGGCCATTGCGCTTTTTGGATTAAACTCTGGTGCGGCGTTGGTGACAGTTGTAGGTGTCTTAATTGAAGTACCCATTATGCTGAGCTTAGTGAAGATTTCAAATCGATTGAGATACTAA
- a CDS encoding ArsR family transcriptional regulator codes for MKKYKLKEKLIVKNWADMKLMFNDTRQEIIDLCSVEPKSIKELSDHLELNPGSVHNHIKKLFNAGYLQVCETRIINGIEEKKYLRSAKFFSFAELKDEENIIRNKFIAKELGKEVFEILERDNKTSAVINKVQLSDKNHKIAQDKLQDLISFLNENNGSGEIRSSFVACFGKR; via the coding sequence GTGAAGAAATATAAGTTAAAAGAAAAATTAATCGTAAAAAACTGGGCCGATATGAAGCTCATGTTTAATGATACTCGACAAGAAATTATTGATCTTTGTAGCGTAGAGCCGAAGTCAATTAAAGAATTATCAGACCATCTCGAATTAAATCCAGGAAGTGTTCATAATCATATTAAAAAGCTTTTTAATGCTGGCTATCTTCAGGTGTGCGAGACAAGAATCATTAATGGAATTGAAGAAAAAAAGTATTTAAGATCAGCTAAGTTCTTTTCATTTGCTGAGTTAAAGGATGAAGAGAATATCATAAGAAATAAATTTATTGCTAAAGAGCTTGGAAAAGAAGTTTTTGAAATCTTAGAGAGAGACAATAAAACTTCGGCAGTCATCAATAAGGTTCAGCTAAGCGATAAAAATCATAAGATTGCTCAGGATAAACTCCAAGATTTAATAAGTTTTTTAAATGAAAATAACGGCTCGGGTGAAATTAGATCGAGCTTTGTTGCCTGTTTTGGCAAGAGGTAG
- a CDS encoding NUDIX hydrolase codes for MMIEKWKVKSRSLYRHSPYRAIEDVTYVMPSGKECVFSLKKEGTVVAVLALDKNNKVILTKQFRPGPDAILDELPGGGVHEEETPLEAMKRELLEETGYESDHWIELGTPLECAYSTIRRYAFLATECEKTSDLNLDETEYIEVVLKSVDDFFEQLKQGQCTDPEVGWMGLFEFGYLRKSKQKS; via the coding sequence ATGATGATAGAAAAATGGAAAGTAAAGAGTCGATCGCTCTATAGGCATTCACCATATAGAGCAATTGAGGATGTTACATATGTAATGCCTTCTGGGAAAGAGTGTGTTTTTTCTTTAAAAAAAGAGGGCACCGTTGTTGCTGTCTTGGCCTTAGATAAAAACAACAAAGTTATCCTTACAAAGCAATTTCGGCCCGGACCTGATGCTATATTGGATGAACTTCCTGGGGGAGGTGTACATGAAGAAGAAACACCTCTTGAGGCCATGAAAAGAGAGCTACTTGAAGAAACGGGATACGAAAGTGATCATTGGATTGAGCTTGGAACCCCTCTGGAGTGTGCTTACTCGACAATACGTCGCTATGCTTTTCTCGCTACAGAATGCGAAAAAACCAGTGACTTGAATTTGGATGAGACTGAGTATATTGAAGTTGTTTTAAAGTCAGTAGATGATTTCTTTGAACAACTAAAGCAAGGACAATGTACTGATCCTGAAGTCGGGTGGATGGGCCTTTTTGAATTTGGGTATTTGAGAAAAAGTAAGCAAAAATCCTAG
- a CDS encoding GNAT family N-acetyltransferase, which yields MITFKRLTLDDTAILQSVLERALKYSFYADGLDYVPKESAKTVLIEIPPGISYEDKYVFLVLNDDSPVGAIDVINGYPDPETAFIGLLLIAEDMHGLGLGRLSYEKLELFIRDELELNNIMLAYLESNPVEGFWSKLGYSKIEEKRPYNGLNRKTFSQRMIKII from the coding sequence ATGATAACATTTAAAAGATTAACACTTGATGATACGGCGATTTTACAGTCGGTCTTAGAGCGAGCATTAAAGTATAGCTTCTATGCCGATGGACTTGATTATGTGCCAAAAGAAAGTGCGAAGACTGTTCTCATTGAAATTCCACCAGGGATTTCCTATGAAGATAAATATGTATTCCTTGTTTTAAATGATGATAGTCCTGTTGGCGCAATTGATGTCATCAACGGTTATCCAGATCCTGAGACAGCATTTATTGGTCTTTTATTAATTGCCGAAGATATGCACGGGCTTGGTCTAGGTCGCTTGAGCTATGAAAAGCTCGAGTTATTTATTCGAGATGAGCTAGAGCTGAATAACATCATGCTCGCTTACTTAGAATCAAATCCTGTGGAAGGGTTTTGGTCTAAATTAGGATATTCAAAAATAGAAGAAAAAAGGCCATACAATGGCCTTAATAGAAAAACATTCTCTCAGAGAATGATTAAGATTATTTAA